In a genomic window of Bombina bombina isolate aBomBom1 chromosome 8, aBomBom1.pri, whole genome shotgun sequence:
- the SPEN gene encoding msx2-interacting protein isoform X2: protein MVRETRHLWVGNLPENVRDEKIIEHFKRYGRVESVKILPKRGSDGGVAAFVDFVDIKSAQKAHNAVNKMGDRDLRTDYNEPGTIPGAARVLDDTVSITSRTREVSGFRGGSGAPAYGPPQSLHAREGRYERRLDGASETRERTYEHSAYGHHERGTAGGFDRTRHYDQDYYRDPRDRTLQHGIYYNSRRSPTRFDTHDPRYESRAREPFPLPSVVHRDIYRNDISREVRGRRPDRNYQHSRSRSPHSSQSRNQSPQRLASQASRPARSPSGSGSRSRSSSSDSISSSSSTSSDSSDSSSSSSDESPARSVQSAAVPAPPSQPLLSLDKDEPRKSFGIKVQNLPVRSTDTSLKDGLFHEFKKYGKVTSVQIHGVSEERYGLVFFRQQEDQEKALNASKGKLFFGMQIEVTAWVGPETESENEFRPLDERIDEFHPKATRTLFIGNLEKTTTHLDLHNIFQRFGEIVDIDVKKVNGVPQYAFLQYCDIASVCKAIKKMDGEYLGNNRLKLGFGKSMPTNCVWIDGLSSNVTEQYLTRHFCRYGPVVKVDFANQESQLAFYGSMETSGQDIRDFYDIIAERRTDEPRRGSYHEFTSTERTYYDTVRTPGTFPEETRREYPARSRELYADWESYQGDYYEQRYYDDSREYREFKDPYEQDIREYSYRQRERERERERFETDRDHERRPIERSQSPTHSRRPQSPTGSPSQSERIASDPERRIYSRSSERSGSCSSLSPSRFEKLDKPRYVKSEKVEKERSFESERTDKEKRPPRKEKTEKIEKDKPEKNKRKPKNHSPSSPSSETDQENEKEPSLDKQKIISKPQAKEKNDKDPTAKNRLDLMPCVVLTRVNEKEGKVLESPGLDKTKSKSDNESVKSPPLDQKLSIPRVEQPKFDQTKAEIIRNKVPKDRVLASHVEVVDKESKLKARKHSKAEPLTEGGTAAELERLEARKRRFADVNLKCERQKLDIKKNSQEEEDVRVTAKKQLDTAISLRETSLLRESESERKALKKELKREVRKSNPDRFVTGNSPKEGQEQLPFGLLTRPNLDLQSRLGEPVDEQFEIPEMMSKKLSIMKTFPRHVQLSEDHDKDTIKEDRKMYFPLPRELLGLERSEAEEKLGIDIDYTQSYRKQMEQSRKLKQQMEMEMVKSEKFGSPNKETEEFERRSLVHEVGKPPQDVTDDSPPSKKKKTVHMEFEITKRERNYRSSRQISEDSERTLCSPSMRPFPFQDEDDTIGSPRLLPFKEFRESPKVDDKNTSFPILTIKEEPCKLIPIESIKKEQVMDAPKAKLPMSIEEEYKCDSQVKQESGKTDICFPSNIVKRESIRKRSRDLEPGEVPSDSDEDSDHKSYSPKVPFLNTSRFSFLLRDGEDKLRDREERLSSSLERNKFYSIALDKTITPDTKALLERAKSLSSSREENWSFFDWDPRFANFRSNKDKEKVDSAPRPIPSWYMKKKKIRTDSDGKSDDKKEDKEEEQEKQELFASRFLHSSIFEQDSKRLQHLEKKDEETDSIFRPYGRQLSSDGISNMSDFVQEPVVLFHSRFVELTRMQQKEKEKELKPKKEKTEEKETQPKTPDSLPEAKEPEVKPYLLPAPTSTSISLQEPTIAIPEKCVLEKMLSDLPLREEKPAEPATEETPFPVTTSAVIEPTVSNQSIQATDETKEVLPIPPVPEMAMPEEQPSYLDTKPPTPGTSFPEVPVDSGADMETDASSKSPKLIKKVEEPDEITVENLPQPVSAEANISPKSEVVPEVQQQICENDVDHDPPITVKDRKTKNKRAKTPVQATTVSTIDKPVTRKSERIDREKRNRSTSPRGETQKHLEIKSESERISRTAAKSPSSVAEPEVSEPSLPLGRTRRRNVRSVYATTGDNDGQSTLKEHVEATRTTRKRIEKEIQEPPPVVVAVAQTTPKRGRPPKIRRKTGEAVSPIKADPVKQESEDSEIKEPVENAKPLDGWRSPRSQKLMQSHSPVSSTQQGKKGKSEIKTPPYTLEESNEEGNEISDSVGDDDNKLKSGKPEAITEQKHEQKEMETEKFVAETTSGDNTERKKSQERGPKPKGRSRSLNTVDKASLCLKDVKIHLYEDEVKEAMKPLEDPEPVAESPVKIISPQKEDVSSELSFLETSDKDNNREPKLSPEAAQLARQIELEQAVENIAKITETPSATVFKDAQVGEVSEGRSEEDGDKPAHQASETELAAAIGSIIYDISTDAETFPTAPTYPPEGETEIPADPAAVPAPSQPEEIEPVNDTAVNIIFDSEASKGSANKSATPLATTATEVPPKESKVEVTFSESSNSAQEAESLRETVLPKQKGRHKKSQQKRRKNATKKAEIVDNTVVSDNLQVRSPQTDEKRTVDESQNEKSSGISSSKPDKEVAEISLNSSSDAITHDIDLNKDDESPEIRNVIHSPQSLIIDDVSQTSFKLRSSTENPPHSPSPSAATLSIQTASPGKISAPVHASAISHSGSTISDWMARHEDSAAISTAPPALPPDTKASDVDTSSSTLRKILMEPKYVSSSNNPTVVTSSIPDPVSASLVEETNHPSVESIKPISEEKSAVSLSNTIVPPAAEAPIFKEKVTIVAPKATSVISRMPPNFDSDELPRIALAKHATPIQTAQPCTPSQKIKQRPNTNDSRTCMTQTMAVLDDRPTESGLRVNTSQGVMLLSYSGQKTEGPQRISAKISPIPPASAVDIEIQQSVSKTQIKQEPLTPSQILPKGPQTSSGYVGTHSLVTANQPYNASPVISSIKQERSLEKSDSCHIAVSNTPSQSGATKMLSQNNPPVLLHSQLIPGQFVSTNKKLTDTKVESKVLQSMNLSPGLSPHHSSLSGKIQSEANHVCSGSSTPTDRALQHIGVKQEAHSPCAPGHSPSPFTRSCHSNVAASSALSNNASVMLTQGMPVPTYMPSIHTEQTVIMPPHSVTQNVSLGHLSQGDVRINTPPLPSTHYGIRPEAINSPRAAMQQQIDGRPQRTGTPQPTSVREMVIPTMSSQHPPEEEIHYHHPVRGSDVLVMQQDYRMSASGIRLDPYSVSQDVMLPRMMIPSHITSVGEHHPETRQSRTPEGSGKTPPTSKTPQPGKDLSKQTDVKMAHSPQNDSRILSGPSGQLTALSLSQPVVVPHGVPLIHPTGSTFHDYRHVYSDLRNYHTSTQLNHPQFSGASPIGLQSRSMTPSQVGPDNEHPHPNAPVRSKTPQVSQESKVQQASIPEPTQHAALNRHPGQIESHIQHLQRTPADASQTSYPSPVAISLKQELSASHQTPAVQKQSVFMSSTTSTSSLSRTEIHPKQDPPQRPVDMVQLLTKYPIVWQGLLALKNDTAAVQLHFVSGNNVLAHRSLPAPEGGPPLRIAQRMRLEATQLEGVARRMMVESDYCLLLALPCGRDQEDVISQTESLKAAFITYLQAKQAAGIINVPNPGSNQPAYVLQIFPPCEFSENHLSRLAPDLLASISNISPHLMIVIASV from the exons TAGTGACTCCAGCAGTAGTTCAAGCGATGAGTCCCCTGCGAGGTCAGTACAGTCCGCAGCTGTTCCAGCTCCACCTTCCCAGCCACTCCTGTCCCTGGATAAAGATGAGCCTCGCAAAAGTTTTGGAATCAAGGTTCAAAATCTTCCAGTCCGCTCCACAG acACAAGCCTTAAAGATGGCCTCTTTCATGAATTTAAGAAGTACGGAAAGGTGACATCAGTACAGATTCATGGGGTATCAGAAGAACGCTATGGACTGGTCTTTTTCCGGCAGCAGGAAGATCAAGAGAAAGCACTTAATGCCTCTAAAGGCAAACTGTTCTTTGGCATGCAGATTGAGGTGACCGCATGGGTAGGACCAG AAACAGAAAGTGAGAACGAATTTCGACCACTGGACGAAAGGATAGATGAATTTCACCCTAAAGCAACAAGGACTTTGTTCATTGGAAACCTGGAGAAAACGACCACTCATCTTGACTTACACAACATTTTTCAGCGGTTTGGAGAGATAGTG GATATTGATGTTAAGAAAGTGAATGGCGTTCCTCAATATGCATTCTTACAGTACTGTGATATTGCAAGTGTCTGTAAAGCCATTAAAAAGATGGATGGAGAGTACCTTGGAAATAACCGGCTGAAG CTGGGGTTTGGAAAGAGCATGCCTACAAACTGTGTTTGGATTGATGGTCTTTCTTCCAATGTCACAGAGCAGTATTTAACTCGACACTTTTGCCGTTATGGACCAGTGGTAAAG GTGGATTTTGCAAACCAAGAAAGCCAGTTGGCTTTTTATGGTTCCATGGAAACATCTGGACAAGATATCCGTGACTTCTATGACATAATAGCTGAGAGAAG aACTGATGAACCACGAAGGGGATCTTATCATGAATTTACATCCACTGAGCGAACGTACTATGACACTGTTAGAACACCAGGCACATTCCCAGAAGAAACCAGGCGAGAGTATCCTGCAAGAAGTAGAGAATTATATGCTGATTGGGAGTCCTACCAAGGAGATTACTATGAGCAACGATATTATGATGATTCTAGAGAATATCGAGAGTTTAAAGACCCATATGAACAGGATATTCGGGAATATAGTTACAGGCAAAGAGAACGAGAACGGGAAAGAGAGAGGTTTGAAACTGATAGAGATCACGAGAGAAGACCGATTGAGCGTAGCCAAAGTCCAACTCATTCAAGGAGACCACAGAGTCCTACAGGTTCTCCTTCACAGTCTGAAAGAATTGCAAGTGACCCTGAACGCAGAATTTATAGCCGCTCTTCTGAACGTAGTGGCAGCTGTAGCTCTCTTTCTCCCTCAAGGTTTGAAAAACTAGATAAACCCCGCTATGTCAAAAGTGAAAAAGTAGAAAAGGAGCGCTCTTTTGAGTCAGAAAGAACTGATAAAGAGAAACGGCCTCCAAGAAAGGAAAAAACAGAGAAAATAGAAAAGGAtaagccagaaaaaaataaaagaaagcccAAAAATCATTCTCCAAGCTCACCATCTTCTGAGACCGATCAAGAAAATGAGAAGGAACCTAGCCTTGATAAACAGAAAATTATCAGTAAACCTCAagccaaagaaaaaaatgataaagatCCAACAGCAAAAAATCGTTTGGATCTTATGCCGTGTGTGGTACTTACTAGAGTAAATGAAAAAGAAGGCAAAGTTCTTGAATCTCCTGGACTTGATAAAACAAAGAGCAAATCTGATAATGAATCTGTTAAGTCTCCACCCCTTGATCAAAAACTTTCTATACCACGAGTTGAACAGCCTAAATTTGACCAAACGAAGGCAGAAATTATCCGGAACAAAGTGCCAAAAGACAGAGTCCTTGCTAGCCATGTTGAAGTAGTTGACAAGGAGAGTAAACTAAAAGCAAGAAAACACTCAAAAGCAGAACCACTCACAGAGGGGGGCACAGCAGCTGAACTAGAAAGACTAGAAGCTCGAAAAAGAAGATTTGCTGATGTAAATTTAAAATGTGAGAGACAGAAACtggatattaaaaaaaacagtcagGAGGAGGAAGATGTCCGTGTTACCGCAAAGAAACAGCTTGATACTGCTATTTCCTTAAGAGAGACTTCTTTGTTGCGGGAGAGTGAATCTGAAAGGAAAGCCTTAAAGAAAGAACTTAAAAGGGAAGTCAGAAAAAGTAATCCAGATAGATTTGTTACAGGTAATAGCCCTAAAGAAGGCCAAGAACAGTTACCCTTTGGGCTTTTAACCCGTCCTAACTTAGATTTGCAGTCTCGGTTAGGAGAACCAGTTGATGAACAATTTGAAATACCCGAGATGATGAGCAAAAAACTAAGCATAATGAAAACCTTTCCACGGCATGTACAGTTATCAGAAGATCATGATAAAGACACTATAAAAGAagacagaaaaatgtactttcccCTTCCAAGAGAGTTGTTAGGATTAGAGAGATCAGAAGCTGAAGAGAAACTTGGAATTGATATTGACTATACACAAAGCTACAGGAAACAAATGGAGCAGTCTCGCAAGCTAAAGCAACAGATGGAAATGGAGATGGTGAAATCTGAAAAGTTTGGGAGTCCAAACAAGGAAACTGAGGAATTTGAAAGGCGAAGTCTTGTGCATGAAGTAGGAAAGCCACCTCAGGATGTCACTGATGATTCTcctccaagtaaaaaaaaaaagactgttcaCATGGAGTTTGAGAttacaaaaagagagagaaattaCAGAAGCTCTCGTCAAATTAGTGAAGATTCTGAAAGGACTTTGTGTTCTCCCAGTATGCGACCCTTTCCTTTTCAAGATGAGGATGATACAATAGGATCCCCAAGGTTGCTCCCATTTAAGGAATTCAGAGAATCTCCTAAAGTAGATGACAAAAATACAAGTTTTCCTATTCTAACCATTAAAGAGGAGCCTTGCAAGTTGATCCCAATTGAATCAATCAAGAAGGAGCAAGTGATGGATGCACCAAAAGCTAAATTACCTATGAGCATTGAAGAAGAATACAAGTGCGATAGCCAAGTAAAACAAGAAAGTGGTAAGACAGACATCTGCTTCCCGAGCAATATAGTAAAGAGAGAGAGCATCAGAAAACGTTCCAGGGATCTGGAGCCTGGTGAGGTTCCATCAGACTCAGATGAAGATAGTGATCATAAATCTTATTCACCCAAAGTACCATTTTTGAATACTTCAAGGTTTTCTTTTTTGCTTCGAGATGGAGAAGATAAACTGCGAGACAGGGAAGAAAGATTATCGAGCTCGTTGGAAAGAAATAAGTTTTACTCAATTGCATTGGATAAGACAATAACTCCAGACACGAAAGCTCTGCTtgaaagagctaaatcactttcaTCCTctcgagaagaaaactggtcttttTTTGATTGGGACCCTAGATTTGCAAATTTCCGAAGTAATAAAGACAAGGAGAAGGTAGACTCTGCTCCAAGGCCTATACCATCTTggtatatgaaaaagaaaaaaataaggacagattctgatggaaaatcagatgatAAGAAAGAAGATAAAGAGGAAGAGCAGGAAAAACAGGAGTTATTTGCTTCACGTTTTTTACATAGTTCAATTTTTGAACAAGACTCTAAACGTTTACAGCATCTAGAAAAGAAAGATGAAGAAACGGACTCTATTTTTCGTCCGTATGGGAGGCAGTTATCATCTGACGGTATAAGTAATATGTCTGATTTTGTTCAAGAGCCTGTTGTACTTTTTCACAGTCGATTTGTTGAGTTGACAAGAATGCAGCagaaagagaaggaaaaagagctaaaaccaaaaaaagaaaaaacagaggaaaAAGAGACTCAACCTAAAACTCCAGACTCACTTCCTGAAGCCAAGGAGCCAGAAGTTAAACCTTACTTGCTCCCAGCGCCAACATCAACCTCCATTTCTCTCCAAGAGCCAACAATTGCTATTCCAGAAAAGTGTGTTCTTGAGAAAATGTTGTCTGATCTACCGTTAAGAGAAGAGAAACCAGCTGAACCAGCAACAGAAGAAACACCTTTTCCAGTTACTACTTCAGCTGTCATTGAACCAACTGTTTCAAATCAATCTATACAAGCTACTGATGAAACTAAGGAAGTACTTCCTATTCCACCAGTTCCTGAAATGGCTATGCCTGAAGAGCAACCTTCATACTTGGATACAAAGCCACCTACACCAGGTACTTCCTTCCCTGAAGTGCCTGTTGATTCTGGAGCAGATATGGAAACGGATGCATCAAGCAAATCTCCTAAGCTTATTAAAAAAGTAGAGGAACCCGATGAAATTACAGTGGAAAATCTGCCTCAACCAGTAAGTGCTGAAGCAAATATTAGTCCAAAATCTGAGGTTGTTCCAGAGGTGCAACAGCAAATTTGTGAAAATGATGTAGACCATGACCCCCCTATCACTGTAAAAGATAGGAAAACCAAGAATAAAAGAGCAAAAACTCCAGTGCAAGCAACCACAGTTAGCACCATAGATAAACCAGTAACAAGAAAAAGTGAAAGAATAGACCGTGAGAAGCGCAACAGATCTACATCTCCACGTGGTGAAACCCAGAAACACCTGGAAATAAAAAGTGAGTCTGAAAGAATTTCTAGAACTGCTGCAAAGTCACCAAGTTCTGTAGCTGAACCTGAAGTCTCTGAGCCTAGCTTGCCGTTAGGGCGTACAAGACGGAGAAATGTTAGATCTGTATATGCTACAACAGGAGACAATGATGGACAATCTACTTTAAAAGAACATGTAGAGGCAACAAGAACAACTAGAAAGCGCATAGAAAAAGAAATCCAAGAACCTCCTCCTGTTGTTGTTGCTGTTGCACAGACCACACCAAAAAGAGGACGACCTCCAAAAATTCGGCGTAAAACTGGTGAAGCGGTTTCCCCTATTAAAGCAGATCCTGTAAAGCAAGAATCTGAAGACTCTGAAATTAAAGAACCTGTTGAAAATGCAAAGCCTTTAGATGGATGGCGTTCCCCACGATCTCAAAAACTAATGCAGAGTCATTCTCCTGTGTCAAGTACCCAGCAAGGGAAAAAGGGAAAGAgtgaaataaaaacaccaccttatACTCTAGAAGAATCAAATGAGGAAGGTAATGAAATTAGTGACTCAGTTGGTGATGATGACAACAAACTGAAGTCAGGAAAGCCAGAAGCTATCACAGAGCAGAAACATGAACAGAAGGAAATGGAGACTGAGAAGTTTGTTGCAGAAACAACTAGTGGAGATAATACAGAAAGGAAAAAATCTCAGGAAAGGGGACCTAAGCCCAAAGGAAGGTCTAGGAGTTTGAATACTGTAGATAAagcttctttatgtttaaaagatgTGAAAATCCATCTCTATGAAGATGAAGTGAAGGAGGCAATGAAGCCACTTGAAGATCCTGAACCAGTTGCTGAGTCACCTGTAAAAATCATAAGTCCTCAAAAAGAGGATGTTTCATCAGAGTTGTCTTTTTTAGAAACGTCTGACAAAGACAATAATCGGGAGCCGAAGCTTTCCCCAGAAGCTGCGCAACTAGCACGACAAATAGAGCTTGAACAGGCTGTAGAAAATATTGCAAAAATTACTGAAACGCCATCTGCTACTGTTTTTAAAGATGCTCAGGTAGGAGAAGTCTCAGAGGGCCGTTCAGAAGAAGATGGGGATAAGCCTGCACACCAAGCTAGCGAAACCGAGTTGGCAGCTGCAATTGGGTCCATAATTTATGATATTTCTACAGATGCAGAAACATTTCCTACTGCTCCAACGTACCCTCCTGAGGGTGAAACTGAGATACCAGCTGATCCTGCTGCTGTTCCTGCTCCATCACAACCAGAAGAAATAGAGCCAGTGAATGATACAGCAGTAAATATAATCTTTGATAGCGAAGCTTCCAAAGGCTCTGCAAATAAATCAGCTACTCCTTTGGCTACTACTGCAACAGAGGTGCCACCAAAAGAAAGCAAAGTAGAAGTGACCTTCAGTGAGTCCTCAAATTCAGCTCAAGAAGCAGAGTCATTGCGAGAAACTGTCCTTCCCAAACAAAAAGGTCGACATAAAAAATCACAGCAAAAACGTAGAAAAAATGCGACCAAGAAAGCAGAAATTGTGGACAACACAGTTGTAAGTGACAATCTTCAAGTGAGATCTCCTCAAACAGATGAAAAACGCACCGTAGATGAAAGTCAAAATGAGAAATCAAGTGGAATATCGTCCTCAAAACCTGACAAAGAAGTGGCAGAAATTAGTCTTAATTCTTCTTCTGATGCTATTACTCATGATATTGATCTCAATAAAGATGACGAAAGTCCTGAAATAAGAAATGTCATTCATTCACCTCAATCACTAATAATTGATGATGTAAGTCAAACTAGTTTCAAATTACGGTCAAGTACTGAGAATCCGCCCCATAGTCCTAGTCCTAGTGCTGCTACTCTTTCAATTCAGACAGCTTCACCTGGAAAAATATCAGCCCCTGTTCATGCTTCTGCCATTTCTCACTCTGGCTCAACAATATCTGACTGGATGGCAAGACATGAAGATAGTGCTGCAATTTCAACTGCGCCTCCTGCTTTGCCCCCAGATACAAAGGCCTCTGATGTTGATACAAGTTCTAGTACTTTAAGAAAGATTTTAATGGAACCCAAATATGTTTCCTCATCAAACAACCCTACTGTTGTTACATCTTCCATCCCTGATCCTGTTTCTGCTTCACTTGTAGAAGAAACAAATCACCCTTCAGTAGAATCTATAAAACCAATATCTGAAGAAAAGTCAGCTGTTTCACTCTCAAATACTATAGTTCCACCAGCTGCAGAAGCTCCTATTTTTAAGGAAAAGGTGACAATAGTTGCTCCCAAAGCTACATCTGTAATCAGTAGAATGCCTCCTAATTTTGACTCTGACGAGCTGCCAAGAATAGCTCTAGCAAAGCATGCTACACCAATTCAGACTGCACAGCCATGTACCCCGTCACAAAAGATTAAACAAAGACCAAATACAAATGACAGTCGAACCTGTATGACACAAACTATGGCTGTTCTAGACGATCGGCCCACAGAGTCTGGCTTGAGGGTGAATACATCGCAAGGTGTTATGCTGCTAAGTTATTCTGGGCAAAAAACTGAGGGACCGCAAAGGATTAGTGCAAAGATCAGTCCAATCCCTCCTGCAAGTGCTGTGGACATAGAAATTCAACAGTCAGTATCAAAGACTCAAATTAAACAAGAACCTCTCACTCCATCTCAGATACTGCCAAAAGGCCCTCAGACTTCTTCGGGCTATGTTGGAACTCATTCCCTTGTTACCGCAAATCAACCGTATAATGCATCACCTGTTATATCATCCATAAAACAAGAACGTTCTTTGGAGAAGTCTGACTCCTGTCATATTGCTGTTTCAAATACACCATCACAATCTGGAGCTACTAAAATGCTCTCTCAAAATAACCCCCCTGTATTGTTGCATAGCCAATTGATACCAGGCCAATTTGTATCTACTAATAAGAAGTTAACAGACACAAAAGTGGAGTCTAAGGTTCTTCAGTCAATGAATTTGAGCCCAGGGCTTAGTCCTCATCATTCTTCATTATCAGGAAAAATACAATCAGAAGCAAATCATGTGTGCTCTGGATCTAGTACACCTACAGACCGGGCTCTTCAACATATTGGTGTTAAACAGGAGGCACATTCGCCATGTGCACCTGGTCATTCTCCATCCCCATTCACCAGATCATGTCATTCCAATGTCGCAGCTTCTTCTGCCTTAAGTAACAATGCCTCTGTCATGTTGACTCAAGGAATGCCAGTACCAACATATATGCCTAGTATACATACAGAGCAAACAGTCATTATGCCTCCACACAGTGTAACCCAGAATGTTTCTCTTGGCCACCTGTCTCAGGGAGATGTCAGAATAAACACCCCACCTCTGCCAAGTACTCATTATGGCATACGCCCAGAAGCGATTAATTCTCCTAGAGCTGCAATGCAGCAGCAGATTGATGGCAGACCCCAGAGAACAGGCACTCCTCAGCCAACATCTGTTAGAGAGATGGTAATCCCCACAATGTCTTCCCAGCATCCCCCAGAGGAGGAGATTCATTACCACCATCCTGTTAGAGGCTCTGATGTGCTGGTTATGCAACAGGACTATCGTATGTCTGCATCAGGTATTCGTCTAGATCCTTATAGTGTATCTCAAGATGTTATGCTGCCCCGTATGATGATACCCTCTCACATAACATCTGTTGGTGAACACCATCCGGAAACTCGTCAGTCCAGAACACCAGAGGGATCTGGGAAAACTCCCCCCACCAGCAAAACACCACAGCCTGGAAAGGACCTGAGCAAACAGACAGATGTAAAAATGGCCCATTCTCCACAAAATGATTCTAGAATACTAAGTGGTCCTAGTGGGCAGCTTACTGCACTCAGCTTATCACAGCCTGTAGTAGTACCTCATGGTGTGCCTCTAATTCATCCTACTGGAAGTACTTTTCATGATTATCGCCATGTGTATTCAGATTTACGTAACTATCACACATCAACCCAACTTAATCATCCCCAGTTTTCTGGAGCATCACCCATTGGATTGCAGTCTCGGAGTATGACCCCATCACAG GTTGGCCCTGATAATGAACATCCGCATCCAAATGCACCAGTGCGCAGCAAAACTCCACAAGTAAGCCAAGAGTCCAAGGTACAGCAGGCATCCATTCCTGAACCGACTCAACATGCAGCACTTAATAGGCATCCAGGGCAAATAGAGTCACATATCCAGCATCTTCAGAGAACCCCTGCAGACGCATCTCAAACCTCCTATCCATCACCAGTAGCAATCAGTCTTAAACAGGAGCTGTCTGCCTCCCATCAAACCCCAGCAGTCCAGAAGCAGTCTGTGTTTATGTCATCTACTACAAGCACAAGCTCACTGTCTCGGACAGAAATTCATCCTAAGCAAGACCCACCTCAGCGACCAGTTGATATGGTACAGCTGTTGACA AAATACCCTATTGTTTGGCAAGGCCTCTTGGCACTGAAGAATGACACAGCTGCTGTGCAGTTGCATTTTGTGTCCGGAAACAATGTCCTTGCACACCGTTCCTTGCCGGCACCAGAAGGAGGCCCTCCTCTGAGAATCGCCCAGCGCATGAGGCTGGAAGCCACTCAGCTGGAAGGTGTTGCTCGGAGAATGATG GTGGAAAGTGACTATTGTTTGTTACTCGCACTTCCTTGTGGCCGTGATCAGGAGGATGTTATAAGTCAGACTGAATCACTAAAAGCTGCGTTCATCACGTATCTACAGGCAAAGCAAGCAGCTGGAATCATCAATGTGCCCAACCCTGGATCTAATCAG